In Synechococcus sp. KORDI-100, a single window of DNA contains:
- the pgk gene encoding phosphoglycerate kinase: MAKRSLASLNAGDLKGKRVLVRVDFNVPLDDSGAITDDTRIRAALPTIQDLISKGAKVILSAHFGRPKGEVKESMRLTPVAARLSELIGLSVTKTDSCIGADAESKVAAMGDGDVVLLENVRFFAEEEKNETAFAEKLASLADVYVNDAFGAAHRAHASTEGVTKFLKPAVAGFLMEKELQYLQGAVDEPKRPLAAIVGGSKVSSKIGVLEALIDKCDKVLIGGGMIFTFYKARGLSVGKSLVEEDKLELAKELEAKAKAKGVELLLPTDVLLADNFAPDANSQVADINAIPDGWMGLDIGLDAIKVFQAALADCQTVIWNGPMGVFEFDKFAAGTNAIATTLAELSSKGCCTIIGGGDSVAAVEKAGLADKMSHISTGGGASLELLEGKVLPGVAALDDAA, encoded by the coding sequence ATGGCGAAGCGTTCCCTGGCCAGCCTCAACGCCGGCGATCTGAAAGGCAAACGCGTCCTCGTGCGGGTGGATTTCAACGTGCCCCTGGATGACAGTGGTGCCATCACCGACGACACCCGGATTCGTGCAGCCCTGCCGACCATTCAGGACCTGATCAGCAAGGGAGCCAAGGTGATCCTTTCGGCTCATTTCGGTCGTCCCAAAGGGGAGGTGAAGGAGTCGATGCGTCTGACCCCTGTGGCTGCTCGCCTCAGTGAGCTGATCGGCTTATCCGTCACCAAGACCGACAGCTGCATTGGCGCTGATGCTGAGTCCAAGGTTGCTGCCATGGGCGATGGCGATGTGGTGCTTCTGGAGAACGTTCGATTCTTTGCCGAAGAGGAGAAGAACGAGACCGCCTTCGCCGAAAAGTTGGCGAGCTTGGCGGATGTCTACGTGAACGATGCCTTCGGCGCCGCTCACCGCGCCCATGCATCGACCGAGGGAGTCACCAAATTCCTCAAGCCTGCCGTTGCCGGCTTCCTCATGGAAAAAGAGCTGCAATACCTCCAGGGTGCTGTGGACGAACCAAAGCGTCCCCTTGCCGCGATCGTTGGTGGATCAAAGGTCAGTTCGAAGATCGGTGTGCTGGAAGCCCTGATCGACAAGTGCGACAAGGTGCTGATCGGCGGCGGCATGATTTTCACCTTCTACAAAGCCCGTGGTCTGTCGGTGGGCAAAAGCCTGGTGGAGGAGGACAAGCTGGAATTGGCCAAGGAACTAGAGGCCAAAGCCAAGGCCAAGGGTGTTGAGCTTCTGCTGCCGACTGATGTTCTCCTTGCCGACAACTTTGCGCCGGACGCCAACAGCCAGGTTGCTGATATCAACGCGATCCCCGACGGGTGGATGGGCCTGGACATCGGTCTTGATGCCATCAAGGTGTTCCAAGCCGCACTGGCCGATTGCCAGACCGTGATCTGGAATGGCCCGATGGGCGTGTTCGAGTTCGACAAATTCGCTGCCGGCACCAACGCCATCGCAACCACCCTGGCCGAACTGAGCAGCAAGGGCTGCTGCACGATCATCGGTGGCGGCGACTCGGTGGCTGCCGTTGAAAAGGCAGGCCTGGCCGACAAGATGTCCCACATCTCAACGGGAGGCGGTGCCAGCCTTGAACTCCTGGAAGGCAAGGTGCTTCCCGGTGTGGCTGCCCTCGACGACGCTGCCTGA
- a CDS encoding histidinol-phosphate transaminase produces MAVDLRHGGNREALAEQLGCRPDQLLDASASLAPWTPRLRRPSRQSVRDYPDRRQQRLRQAIAEFHGLDPHQVLPGNGAAELFTWAARDAARAGLNVLPAPGFADYSRALSTWQATKRHEPLPLRWASGFPQTFPDPGWGDVLWVCNPHNPTGQLWSRPSLEFLLDRFALVICDEAFLPLVPQGEQHSLISRVTDHPNLVVIRSLTKLFGIAGLRLGYAVAAPDRLQQWQAWRDPWPVNGFAEHVAVQLIGNSGRYSRWSQRVQRWTDQEGHWMQQQLADCPGVEPLPSAANFLLIRSERSLLPVKATLEQRHRILLRDCRSFHGLDQRWLRISLMQRRDNRRILAALRQTLKA; encoded by the coding sequence ATGGCCGTCGACCTGCGCCATGGCGGGAATCGAGAGGCGCTTGCCGAACAGTTGGGCTGTCGGCCGGATCAGTTGCTCGATGCCAGTGCATCGTTGGCTCCCTGGACACCACGTCTGAGACGTCCGTCCAGGCAGAGCGTTCGGGATTACCCCGACCGCCGTCAGCAACGTCTGCGCCAGGCGATCGCTGAGTTTCACGGTCTCGATCCTCATCAGGTTCTGCCAGGCAACGGTGCGGCCGAGTTGTTCACTTGGGCGGCACGCGATGCCGCCCGCGCTGGCCTCAATGTGCTTCCGGCGCCTGGATTCGCCGATTACTCCCGAGCCTTGAGCACCTGGCAGGCAACCAAACGCCATGAGCCGTTGCCGCTGCGCTGGGCCAGCGGTTTTCCCCAGACGTTTCCGGATCCCGGCTGGGGTGATGTGCTCTGGGTGTGCAATCCCCACAACCCCACAGGTCAGCTCTGGAGTCGGCCATCCCTGGAGTTTTTGCTGGATCGCTTTGCCCTGGTGATTTGTGATGAGGCTTTTCTGCCACTCGTCCCCCAGGGAGAGCAGCATTCCCTGATTTCACGGGTGACTGACCATCCCAATCTGGTGGTCATTCGCAGTCTTACCAAGCTGTTTGGAATCGCCGGCCTGCGTTTGGGCTATGCGGTTGCTGCACCAGATCGTTTGCAGCAATGGCAGGCCTGGAGGGATCCCTGGCCTGTGAACGGTTTCGCAGAACACGTTGCTGTGCAGCTCATCGGTAACAGTGGTCGTTACAGCCGCTGGAGCCAGCGGGTTCAGCGCTGGACCGATCAGGAAGGCCACTGGATGCAGCAACAACTGGCGGATTGTCCGGGAGTTGAGCCCTTGCCATCAGCCGCCAATTTTCTGCTGATCCGCTCCGAGCGTTCACTGCTGCCTGTCAAGGCAACGTTGGAGCAACGGCATCGCATCCTGCTGCGGGATTGCCGCTCCTTCCACGGCCTGGATCAGCGATGGCTGCGGATCAGCCTGATGCAACGACGGGATAACCGCAGGATCCTTGCGGCACTGCGTCAGACGCTCAAGGCCTGA
- a CDS encoding pentapeptide repeat-containing protein, whose amino-acid sequence MPPRGLLLSVLLATWVIPVQSQTSSTADLIRVLHERRCPGCRLADADLVHADLRDADLSGAQLQRANLGQARLDGADLSEADLSFTSLRGASLRGADLRGSRLYGTDLRDADLSGALLDTSALEQSHWQGATGIQTGIRSHATLHNAGVDAAQKGRWPDAERLFSAAILENPDEPLSWVARGLSRGEQGKHDLAAKDLSHAGSLFAAQGDQVKADQLELASQRVYDEPEQNAASGNGMGSALLSGALSAAQALAPIALKALMPMIP is encoded by the coding sequence ATGCCGCCAAGAGGCCTGCTGCTTTCAGTGCTGCTCGCGACCTGGGTCATACCGGTGCAGAGCCAGACGTCTTCTACTGCCGATCTCATCCGCGTTCTGCATGAGCGACGCTGCCCGGGATGCCGACTGGCGGACGCGGACCTGGTCCATGCGGACCTGCGCGATGCCGACCTCAGCGGAGCACAATTGCAACGCGCCAACCTTGGGCAGGCTCGCCTGGACGGTGCAGACCTCAGCGAGGCTGATCTCAGCTTCACCAGCCTGCGTGGCGCTTCACTGCGTGGCGCCGATCTGCGCGGCAGTCGGCTGTATGGCACAGATCTGCGAGACGCGGATCTCAGTGGTGCCTTGCTCGACACCTCGGCTCTCGAACAAAGCCACTGGCAAGGTGCCACCGGCATCCAAACCGGAATTCGCAGCCATGCGACGTTGCATAACGCCGGTGTTGATGCAGCTCAGAAAGGGCGCTGGCCGGACGCCGAACGCCTGTTCAGCGCAGCCATCCTTGAAAATCCCGATGAGCCTTTGAGCTGGGTGGCCCGTGGTCTCAGTCGAGGTGAACAGGGAAAACATGACCTTGCCGCCAAGGACCTGTCCCACGCCGGGTCTCTGTTCGCTGCCCAGGGAGACCAGGTGAAAGCTGACCAACTCGAGCTGGCCAGCCAGCGTGTTTATGACGAGCCTGAGCAGAATGCAGCCTCGGGCAACGGCATGGGCTCGGCACTGCTCAGTGGAGCACTCTCGGCTGCGCAGGCCTTGGCTCCGATCGCACTCAAGGCATTGATGCCGATGATTCCCTGA
- a CDS encoding RluA family pseudouridine synthase yields the protein MTERRRRPPLPQEIFTKGFGEGEGELLTLTYPKPLPMRLDRWLVSQRNEQSRARIQKFIDAGYVRVNGTTGKAKTPLRQGDQVQLWMPPPEPLPYLKPEPMDLDVLFEDGHLIVINKPAGLTVHPAPGNKDGTLVNGLLHHCPDLPGISGKLRPGIVHRLDKDTTGCIVIAKSQEALVRLQVQIQKRIASRDYLAVVHGVPAGDSGTIVGAIGRHPADRKKYAVVSGDAGRYACTHWTLLERFGDYSLMRFKLDTGRTHQIRVHCAHMNHPVVGDPTYSRCRRLPIDMPGQALHAVQLGLNHPISGERMSFEAPLPAVMEKLIGVLRRRADQS from the coding sequence ATGACTGAAAGGCGTCGACGACCGCCCCTGCCCCAGGAGATCTTCACCAAGGGATTCGGGGAGGGAGAGGGGGAGCTGCTGACCCTGACCTATCCCAAGCCATTGCCCATGCGGTTGGACCGCTGGTTGGTGAGCCAGCGCAATGAGCAGAGCCGGGCTCGGATCCAGAAGTTCATCGACGCTGGTTACGTTCGCGTGAATGGAACGACCGGGAAGGCCAAAACCCCCCTACGGCAGGGAGATCAGGTTCAGTTGTGGATGCCGCCGCCGGAACCACTGCCCTATCTGAAGCCGGAGCCTATGGACCTGGATGTGCTGTTCGAGGACGGCCATCTGATCGTGATCAACAAACCAGCGGGTTTGACGGTCCATCCCGCTCCAGGAAACAAGGACGGCACCCTGGTGAATGGCTTGCTCCATCACTGCCCGGATTTGCCTGGCATTAGCGGCAAACTGCGGCCGGGAATCGTTCACAGACTCGATAAGGACACCACCGGTTGCATCGTGATCGCCAAATCTCAGGAGGCTCTGGTGCGGTTGCAGGTTCAGATCCAGAAGCGGATCGCCTCAAGGGACTACCTCGCCGTGGTCCATGGCGTTCCCGCAGGAGACAGCGGCACCATTGTTGGGGCCATCGGCCGCCATCCGGCCGATCGCAAGAAATATGCGGTGGTGAGTGGCGACGCCGGTCGATATGCCTGCACCCACTGGACCCTGCTCGAGCGCTTTGGTGACTACTCCTTGATGCGTTTCAAGCTCGACACGGGTCGCACCCATCAGATCCGGGTGCATTGCGCCCACATGAATCATCCCGTCGTGGGCGATCCCACCTACAGCCGCTGCCGCCGCTTGCCGATCGACATGCCCGGCCAGGCCTTGCATGCGGTTCAGCTGGGGCTGAATCATCCGATCAGCGGGGAGCGGATGTCGTTCGAAGCCCCCCTCCCTGCCGTGATGGAAAAGTTGATCGGGGTCTTGCGGCGACGTGCGGATCAGAGCTGA
- a CDS encoding glycosyltransferase, whose amino-acid sequence MTRLLIAASGTGGHLFPALAVAEAMPESWSIRWLGVPDRLETSLVPKTYNLITVQAGGLQGRGISKLTQLFRLIGAGFTVRQLIRQQKIKVVFTTGGYIAAPAILGALLSQCSVVLHESNAVPGRVTKLLGRFCNVVAVGLPAATERIPGSRPLMTGTPVRQAFLDTQPLPPWVPRGTGPLLVVMGGSQGAVGLNRMVRPVLPDLLKRGCRVVHLTGRNDPEVGSIQHPLLAERPFSDEIPGLLQHADLVISRAGAGSLSELAVCSTPAVLVPFPQAADRHQDANAACAAEFGGAVIVHQHEPGHPALSNSLERLLARRLNPESSLSDPLPSMRGGMNELAVREANEDLAALVQALSV is encoded by the coding sequence ATGACGAGGCTTCTCATTGCCGCAAGCGGGACCGGCGGACACCTTTTTCCTGCTCTGGCTGTGGCTGAGGCCATGCCTGAGAGCTGGAGCATCCGCTGGCTTGGTGTGCCCGATCGCTTGGAAACAAGCCTTGTCCCCAAGACCTACAACCTCATCACCGTCCAGGCAGGTGGTCTGCAAGGACGTGGGATCAGCAAGCTCACCCAACTGTTTCGCCTGATCGGCGCCGGGTTCACCGTGCGCCAACTGATCCGTCAGCAGAAAATCAAGGTGGTGTTCACCACAGGTGGGTACATCGCCGCTCCGGCCATCCTCGGCGCCCTTCTGAGTCAGTGTTCGGTGGTTCTGCATGAATCCAACGCGGTTCCAGGCCGCGTGACCAAGCTGCTTGGGCGTTTCTGCAATGTCGTGGCCGTGGGCCTGCCCGCCGCAACCGAACGGATTCCAGGAAGCAGGCCGCTAATGACCGGAACACCCGTTCGGCAGGCTTTTCTGGACACCCAGCCCCTGCCCCCATGGGTTCCGAGAGGAACCGGTCCACTCCTGGTGGTCATGGGGGGCAGTCAGGGGGCAGTGGGCCTGAATCGCATGGTTCGCCCGGTTCTTCCTGACCTTCTGAAACGGGGTTGCCGGGTTGTGCACCTCACCGGACGCAATGACCCTGAGGTGGGGAGCATCCAGCATCCGCTGCTGGCCGAACGCCCTTTTAGCGATGAGATTCCTGGCCTGCTTCAGCATGCTGATCTCGTCATCAGTCGCGCTGGGGCCGGCAGTCTCAGCGAGCTGGCGGTTTGCAGCACACCGGCGGTGCTGGTGCCGTTCCCCCAGGCAGCAGACCGACACCAGGATGCCAATGCCGCCTGCGCTGCGGAGTTCGGAGGTGCCGTGATTGTTCATCAGCATGAACCGGGTCACCCAGCCTTGTCGAACAGCCTCGAACGGTTGCTGGCCAGACGCCTGAATCCCGAAAGCTCGCTCAGCGACCCCCTGCCATCGATGCGGGGTGGCATGAATGAACTCGCCGTGCGCGAGGCCAATGAGGATCTTGCAGCCCTTGTTCAGGCCTTGAGCGTCTGA
- a CDS encoding glycoside hydrolase family 9 protein, translating to MQETFVSITDFGALGGSQHTTHAELMGGRTPITTEALLAYNQLRDFLQREPVSIEEVGRWAFAFDLTNNATASGQDEAGVGLWYAMQGAKVGWIDDQAFHPQLLADLQRLARLGDPAEVMALARRVDQDGFIEHLEAIGGIGAFINTLKMEPHYGGWMHSRAHGRRAIEGGAIAHDVNHLTVLSHDQTQPFMNDTFNWPQWPALEVPHAVVIDYFQSMVTLSDPTGSGPDGVDPSPQPQPSPEPQPSPEPQPSPQPQPSPEPAPQPQPLDNTLDVQINGDLWWNGFTAEITLTNTSDKRLNNWTWSFTSPHTISGDPWGANHSSTDLGDGLFRHTLTGIGWGRRIQPGQSITIGFNGAQQIDIGQSGQLDASMLLADDGPSQPQPAPGPTPQPQPQPSPEPQPSPEPEPQPSPEPQPSPQPQPSPQPQPSPQPQPSPEPAPQPVEDYGKALELSLLFYDANRSGDLDESTNRVLWRGDSGLRDGRDGVYFGDATAENLQVGLNLDLTGGYHDAGDHVKFGLPLASTLATLAWGGISFTDGYTDSNQMEALLNTVRWGTDYLLKAQGIDDTGETSYFIAQVGDGQADHALWSAPEQQTIARPALAVTADKPGTDVAAASAAALASASVLFRETGDPGYADTLLEASESLFTFADRYRGRYSDSIPSVQGFYNSWSGYNDELAYGAAWLARAVDAHGGNGDAYRSRAVDLYRQEIGGLNNGWTHNWDDASYATAVLLAQDAPAAGTLTDVRQWLDSWVNGSNGVRLTEGNLRHISPWGSLRYAANTAMFAAEVADTLIDPDGRYSALATETIDYILGDNPRESSYMVGFGANYPQQPHHRAASGVGWDNFNNDQPNTYILKGALVGGPTEADDWSYTDSRSDYISNEVAIDYNAGLTGALAYLNQL from the coding sequence ATGCAGGAAACGTTTGTATCGATTACCGATTTCGGAGCACTTGGAGGAAGTCAACACACAACCCATGCGGAACTCATGGGGGGGCGAACCCCCATCACCACAGAAGCACTGCTGGCTTACAACCAGCTGAGGGACTTTCTCCAACGAGAGCCGGTCTCCATTGAAGAGGTGGGGCGATGGGCCTTTGCGTTTGACTTGACGAATAACGCAACAGCTTCAGGGCAGGACGAAGCCGGAGTCGGTCTTTGGTACGCCATGCAGGGCGCCAAGGTCGGCTGGATTGACGATCAGGCGTTTCATCCACAACTGCTCGCCGATCTTCAGCGATTGGCACGACTTGGCGATCCAGCCGAGGTCATGGCGTTGGCCAGGCGGGTTGATCAAGACGGCTTCATCGAACACCTCGAAGCCATCGGGGGGATTGGGGCTTTCATCAACACTCTGAAGATGGAACCTCACTACGGCGGCTGGATGCATTCCAGAGCCCATGGGAGGCGAGCCATCGAGGGGGGGGCCATCGCTCACGACGTGAACCATCTCACCGTGCTGAGCCATGACCAAACCCAGCCATTCATGAATGACACCTTCAACTGGCCGCAATGGCCAGCTCTTGAGGTGCCTCATGCCGTGGTGATCGACTACTTCCAGAGCATGGTCACGCTGAGCGATCCCACAGGGTCTGGCCCTGACGGAGTCGATCCATCACCCCAGCCACAGCCTTCGCCAGAGCCACAGCCATCACCAGAGCCACAGCCATCACCTCAGCCACAGCCTTCGCCGGAACCCGCTCCCCAACCTCAACCGCTCGACAACACCCTCGACGTTCAGATCAACGGCGATCTCTGGTGGAACGGCTTCACCGCTGAGATCACACTCACCAACACCTCCGACAAGCGACTCAACAACTGGACCTGGAGCTTCACCAGCCCCCACACCATCAGCGGAGATCCCTGGGGAGCCAACCATTCCTCCACGGACCTCGGCGATGGCCTCTTCCGTCACACCCTGACCGGCATTGGCTGGGGCCGGCGGATCCAACCAGGGCAATCGATCACCATCGGCTTCAACGGCGCCCAGCAGATCGACATTGGGCAGAGCGGCCAGCTCGATGCCTCCATGCTCTTGGCTGACGATGGCCCCAGCCAACCGCAACCTGCTCCCGGCCCGACACCACAACCGCAGCCACAGCCATCACCAGAGCCACAGCCATCACCAGAGCCAGAGCCACAGCCTTCGCCAGAGCCACAGCCATCACCTCAGCCACAGCCATCACCTCAGCCACAGCCATCACCTCAGCCACAGCCTTCGCCGGAACCCGCTCCCCAACCTGTTGAGGATTACGGCAAAGCCTTGGAGCTGTCGTTGCTGTTTTACGACGCCAACCGCTCAGGCGACCTGGATGAATCAACCAATCGCGTCCTCTGGCGTGGGGACTCAGGTCTGCGTGACGGGCGAGACGGCGTTTATTTCGGCGATGCAACGGCGGAGAACCTGCAAGTCGGCCTCAACCTCGACCTCACCGGTGGCTATCACGATGCCGGCGATCACGTGAAGTTCGGTCTACCCCTTGCTTCGACCCTTGCAACCCTGGCCTGGGGTGGCATCAGTTTTACCGACGGTTACACCGACAGCAACCAGATGGAGGCCTTGCTCAACACCGTCCGCTGGGGGACGGACTACCTCCTCAAGGCGCAGGGAATCGATGACACTGGAGAGACCTCGTATTTCATTGCACAGGTCGGGGATGGACAGGCAGACCATGCCCTCTGGAGTGCACCGGAACAGCAAACCATCGCGCGACCAGCCCTGGCGGTGACAGCCGACAAACCCGGGACGGATGTCGCCGCGGCCAGTGCCGCCGCACTGGCCTCAGCATCCGTCCTGTTTCGGGAAACAGGGGATCCCGGTTATGCCGACACCTTGCTGGAGGCATCAGAGTCGCTGTTCACATTCGCTGATCGTTATCGAGGTCGATACTCCGACTCCATTCCAAGCGTTCAAGGCTTCTACAACTCATGGAGCGGTTACAACGATGAACTCGCTTACGGCGCAGCCTGGCTGGCCAGAGCGGTCGATGCCCACGGTGGTAATGGTGATGCCTATCGGTCCAGGGCTGTGGATCTCTATCGGCAGGAGATCGGCGGCCTCAACAACGGCTGGACGCACAACTGGGACGATGCGTCTTACGCCACAGCCGTTCTGCTGGCGCAGGATGCACCGGCAGCAGGCACACTCACCGATGTGCGTCAATGGCTCGACAGCTGGGTCAACGGCAGCAACGGGGTCCGTCTGACGGAAGGAAACCTGCGTCACATCAGCCCCTGGGGATCCCTGCGCTATGCAGCCAACACGGCGATGTTCGCGGCAGAGGTCGCCGACACACTGATCGATCCCGACGGCCGCTACAGCGCACTCGCAACCGAAACTATCGACTACATCCTTGGAGACAACCCAAGGGAGTCGAGCTACATGGTGGGATTTGGGGCGAACTATCCGCAGCAGCCCCATCATCGAGCTGCCTCAGGTGTTGGCTGGGACAACTTCAACAACGATCAGCCGAACACCTACATCCTGAAGGGGGCCTTGGTAGGGGGGCCAACGGAGGCCGACGACTGGTCCTATACCGACTCACGCAGTGATTACATCAGCAATGAAGTCGCCATCGACTACAACGCCGGCTTGACCGGAGCATTGGCTTACCTGAATCAGCTCTGA
- a CDS encoding universal stress protein — MFETVLFPVDQRNNALEMANAVITFSENQASRLFLLSVGGFSDGQEERIPESHRSLLQETQARVEAVGVPCEVVDRQVSSAVEICSLATELNVDVIVVGLKSVNPDQDTDSTALNVIQHAPCPVLVVP; from the coding sequence ATGTTTGAGACCGTTTTGTTCCCGGTCGACCAACGGAACAACGCTCTCGAGATGGCCAATGCGGTGATCACCTTCTCTGAGAACCAGGCCTCCCGTCTGTTTCTTCTCTCTGTTGGAGGATTCAGTGATGGTCAGGAAGAACGGATCCCGGAGAGCCATCGCTCCCTGCTTCAAGAGACCCAGGCGCGCGTCGAAGCCGTGGGAGTCCCCTGCGAGGTCGTGGACCGTCAGGTGAGTTCAGCAGTCGAGATCTGTTCTCTGGCCACTGAGTTGAATGTGGATGTGATCGTGGTGGGTCTGAAAAGCGTGAATCCCGATCAGGACACGGACAGCACCGCTTTGAATGTGATCCAGCACGCGCCCTGTCCGGTTCTGGTTGTGCCGTGA
- a CDS encoding NAD(P)-dependent oxidoreductase, translated as MTRSDLRLGMVGLGALGLPMAVNLHRAGFPLQVHTRSRDAERNPALLGCQGCATAAETADGVDILVLCVSDDNAVNAVLFGRGGASETLAEGSLVVDCSTISPSTARAAADQLADQKVHYIDAPVTGGTEGAQAGTLTVLAGGEPSTLERARPVLDTIGSTIHHFGPVGSGQQVKAVNQVLVAGSYAAVAEALALGERLGLPMPAVVDALRHGAAGSWALSHRSRAMLEGHYPLGFRLALHHKDLDIALGAAADVNLNLPIATQVRAMEQDLMTRGHGDEDVSCLRRWLDQHPTPSEH; from the coding sequence ATGACCAGATCTGACTTGCGTCTTGGGATGGTCGGACTCGGCGCGCTCGGCCTGCCGATGGCAGTGAATCTGCACCGCGCTGGTTTCCCTCTTCAGGTGCACACACGCAGTCGAGACGCGGAGCGGAATCCTGCTCTGCTTGGCTGCCAGGGTTGTGCCACGGCAGCGGAAACCGCTGATGGCGTCGACATCCTGGTGCTGTGCGTCAGCGACGACAACGCCGTCAATGCTGTGTTGTTCGGTCGTGGCGGGGCGTCCGAAACCCTGGCCGAGGGAAGTCTCGTGGTGGACTGCTCAACGATCTCGCCATCAACCGCCCGAGCTGCCGCAGACCAGCTGGCAGATCAGAAGGTTCACTACATCGATGCGCCAGTCACCGGCGGGACGGAGGGAGCACAGGCCGGCACGCTGACCGTTCTCGCCGGAGGAGAACCGTCCACGCTTGAGCGCGCACGTCCTGTCCTGGACACCATCGGCAGCACTATCCATCATTTCGGCCCCGTGGGGAGCGGGCAGCAGGTGAAAGCGGTGAATCAGGTGCTCGTGGCCGGTAGCTACGCCGCTGTCGCGGAAGCCTTGGCTCTTGGAGAACGTCTTGGGCTACCGATGCCAGCCGTGGTGGATGCCCTGCGCCATGGCGCTGCAGGCTCCTGGGCTCTGAGTCATCGCTCCAGGGCCATGCTTGAAGGGCACTACCCGCTGGGATTCCGCCTCGCGCTGCATCACAAGGATCTGGATATCGCGCTGGGAGCCGCTGCGGACGTCAACCTGAACCTGCCGATCGCAACACAGGTCCGTGCCATGGAACAGGACCTGATGACGCGTGGACACGGTGACGAAGACGTCTCCTGTCTGCGCCGCTGGCTCGATCAGCACCCAACGCCTTCAGAGCATTAG
- the ylqF gene encoding ribosome biogenesis GTPase YlqF yields the protein MTTPSIQWYPGHIAKAEQQLSRNLDKVDLVIEVRDARIPMATGHPHLDRWLKGKQHLLVINRRDMVTKQAREIWEHWFRAQGQRTVWCDAKAGTGVKQVQQAAIRTGDQLNERRRQRGMRPRPVRALTLGFPNVGKSALINRLVKQKVVASARRAGVTRTLRWVRLGQDLDLLDAPGVLPPRLDDQQAALHLALCDDIGQAAYDGELVAQAFLKLLLALQGREEAGVVLSILDQRYGIPLSGETQDPALWLDATSARHTSANTARMAQRLLDDFRRSALGRIALELPG from the coding sequence GTGACCACTCCCTCGATCCAGTGGTATCCAGGTCATATCGCCAAGGCCGAGCAGCAGCTCAGTCGCAACCTGGACAAGGTGGACTTGGTGATTGAGGTGCGTGATGCCCGGATTCCCATGGCGACGGGTCACCCCCATCTCGACCGTTGGCTGAAGGGCAAACAGCACCTGTTGGTGATCAATCGACGGGACATGGTCACCAAGCAGGCTCGAGAGATCTGGGAGCACTGGTTCAGAGCTCAGGGACAACGCACGGTTTGGTGTGATGCAAAAGCGGGCACCGGGGTGAAGCAGGTGCAGCAGGCGGCCATCCGTACAGGGGATCAGTTGAACGAGCGACGCCGTCAACGCGGTATGCGTCCTCGCCCGGTCCGGGCCCTCACGCTCGGTTTCCCCAATGTCGGGAAGTCGGCCCTGATCAACCGATTGGTGAAACAGAAGGTGGTCGCCAGCGCTCGTCGCGCCGGGGTGACCCGGACCCTGCGCTGGGTGCGTCTCGGACAGGACCTTGATTTGCTGGATGCGCCTGGTGTTCTGCCCCCTCGGCTTGATGACCAGCAGGCAGCGTTGCACTTAGCTCTCTGCGATGACATCGGCCAAGCCGCCTATGACGGGGAATTGGTGGCGCAGGCTTTTCTCAAGTTGTTGCTGGCGCTGCAGGGACGGGAGGAGGCCGGTGTGGTGCTCAGCATTCTTGATCAGCGTTACGGCATTCCCTTGTCCGGGGAGACGCAGGATCCCGCTCTCTGGTTGGACGCCACATCAGCGCGTCATACCTCTGCCAACACCGCTCGCATGGCCCAGCGACTGCTGGATGATTTCCGCCGATCAGCCCTCGGCCGGATTGCCCTGGAGCTGCCTGGATGA